A part of Nerophis lumbriciformis linkage group LG25, RoL_Nlum_v2.1, whole genome shotgun sequence genomic DNA contains:
- the th2 gene encoding tyrosine hydroxylase 2: protein MKTDSSASQAAAFGGRRQSLIEDARRERGGVPVGPPGHPRALDGNVFEEKEGRTTLNVLFALSNEKNSGFFKTGKIFETFEAKLLHMESRPGKKSKNSTSDLEFFIKCEVHSSDVDVFINSLRRVVDNVKYTPEEKVPWFPRQIKELDRCNLLITKFDPDMDKDHPGYTDPEYRKRRAFISELAFRYKQGDLLPEVEYTAEETATWREVYKKLRSIYPKLACRQFLDGLQQLERECGYGEERIPQLRHVSAFLKEKTGFQLHPVAGLLSARDFLASLAFRVFQCTQYIRHSSAPMHSPEPDCCHELLGHIPMLADKEFAQFSQEIGLASLGASQEDIEKLSTLYWFTVEFGLCKQNGTVKAYGAGLLSSYGELVYALSNEPEYKPFNPEETAVQPYQDQTYQPVYFVSDSLEDAKIKLRKYSGTIKRPFAVRYEPFTCTIDVLDQPSKIVNELRRMREDLKTLQGALEKLSSS, encoded by the exons ATGAAGACGGACAGCAGTGCGAGCCAGGCGGCGGCCTTCGGCGGTCGGAGGCAGAGTCTTATCGAGGACGCCCGGCGAGAACGCGGCGGTGTCCCGGTGGGGCCGCCGGGGCACCCCCGGGCCCTGGATGGAAATGTGTTTGAGGAAAAGGAGGGCAGGACGACCCTCAACGTGCTGTTTGCCCTCAGCAACGAGAAGAACTCTGGATTTTTCAAAACAGGGAAAATATTTGAG ACTTTTGAAGCCAAACTTCTGCACATGGAAAGTCGACCGGGGAAGAAGTCAAAGAACAGCACGTCGGACTTGGAGTTCTTCATCAAGTGTGAAGTCCACAGTTCGGACGTGGACGTCTTCATCAACTCGCTGAGGAGAGTGGTTGACAACGTTAAGTACACCCCAGAGGAAAAAG TCCCGTGGTTTCCTCGACAGATAAAAGAGCTGGACAGATGCAACTTGTTGATAACCAAATTTGATCCCGACATGGACAAGGACCATCCG GGCTATACCGACCCAGAATATAGGAAGAGACGCGCTTTCATTTCAGAGCTGGCCTTCAGATACAAACA AGGTGACTTGCTGCCGGAGGTGGAGTACACCGCAGAAGAAACAGCCACATG gagAGAGGTGTACAAGAAGTTACGCAGCATTTACCCTAAACTGGCCTGCCGGCAGTTCCTGGACGGTCTGCAGCAGCTGGAGCGAGAGTGCGGCTACGGAGAGGAGCGCATCCCTCAGCTGCGACACGTCTCTGCCTTTCTCAAAG AGAAAACAGGTTTCCAACTGCACCCGGTAGCTGGCCTACTCTCCGCCAGAGACTTCCTGGCCAGTTTGGCCTTCCGAGTGTTCCAATGCACGCAGTACATCCGCCATTCCTCGGCACCCATGCATTCCCCTGAGCC AGACTGCTGTCATGAGCTGCTTGGACACATTCCCATGCTGGCAGACAAGGAGTTTGCCCAGTTTTCCCAG GAGATCGGCCTGGCCTCACTTGGAGCTTCACAAGAAGACATTGAGAAACTATCCACG TTATACTGGTTCACTGTGGAGTTTGGACTCTGCAAACAGAACGGGACCGTGAAAGCTTACGGCGCCGGCCTCCTCTCGTCCTATGGAGAGCTTGTT TATGCTCTGTCCAACGAGCCGGAGTACAAACCCTTCAACCCAGAGGAAACTGCTGTGCAGCCGTATCAGGATCAAACCTACCAGCCAGTTTACTTTGTCTCTGATAGCTTGGAGGACGCCAAGATTAAACTGAG GAAGTACTCTGGGACTATCAAGAGGCCCTTTGCAGTGCGATACGAGCCTTTCACCTGCACCATTGACGTACTGGATCAGCCCAGCAAGATTGTAAACGAACTGCGCAGGATGCGAGAAGACCTGAAGACGCTGCAGGGTGCCTTGGAGAAGCTAAGTTCCTCCTGA
- the nup37 gene encoding nucleoporin Nup37 has translation MGSTRTLGMPDDTSRVPSYTVPCDDYVHVVEFSPFASGTPASLLAYGGNQYVVVGTCVFQEEDLDVEGVKFNVLRAFHHELRVDALAWSPESHLDRIPTIRFCTAAADRRLRLLTSDLQDRHEVKVMEGHSSYINHLVFEPSEGKQIASVSDDHTCRVWDLDGSQTATFRLRSPGVSVCWHPEEVFKLMVAEKKGTIRFYDLVTQQAILSLDSGQSPLTSADWCLTNTIKVGAVAGNDWLIWDITRSSYPQEKRPAHRDKAQQFKWSRANENLFATTGCPGKVNTQLLIHHLGHPQPVTIGSATVGSGLSWHRTLPLCVIGGDRKLCFWMTEM, from the exons ATGGGCAGCACCAGGACACTCGGCATGCCGGACGATACCAGCCGAGTTCCGAGCTACACGGTACCCTGTGACGACTACGTCCACGTGGTCGAGTTCAGTCCCTTCGCTTCGGGAACGCccgcttctctgctggcctacggTGGGAACCAATATGTGGTGGTGGGCACCTGCGTCTTCCAG GAGGAGGATTTGGACGTCGAAGGAGTTAAATTTAACGTTCTCCGTGCGTTTCATCACGAATTGCGAGTGGATGCTCTCGCCTGGAGCCCTGAATCTCATCTGGACAGGATTCCGACCATCAG ATTTTGCACGGCCGCAGCCGACAGAAGACTTCGCCTGTTGACTTCGGATCTTCAGGATCGCCATGAGGTCAAG GTGATGGAGGGCCACAGCAGCTACATTAACCATTTGGTGTTTGAGCCCTCTGAAGGGAAGCAAATTGCTTCCGTCAGCGATGACCACACTTGCAG GGTGTGGGACTTGGACGGAAGTCAGACTGCCACGTTCCGACTTCGCTCTCCTGGCGTTAGCGTTTGCTGGCATCCAGAGGAAGTCTTCAAG TTGATGGTGGCAGAGAAGAAGGGCACCATTCGTTTCTATGACCTGGTGACCCAGCAGGCCATACTGTCTCTGGACTCTGGCCAGTCGCCTCTCACCTCTGCTGACTGGTGCCTCACCAACACCATCAAAGTGGGCGCTGTGGCAGGCAACGACTGGCTCATCTGGGACATAACGCGCTCCAG CTACCCTCAAGAGAAAAGGCCGGCCCACCGAGATAAAGCACAACAGTTCAA GTGGTCTCGAGCTAACGAAAACCTTTTCGCGACCACCGGATGTCCGGGTAAGGTCAACACTCAGCTGCTCATCCACCATCTTGGCCACCCACAG CCGGTGACGATCGGCTCGGCCACGGTGGGCTCTGGCCTCAGTTGGCACCGCACGCTCCCGCTGTGCGTGATCGGCGGCGATAGAAAGCTCTGCTTCTGGATGACTGAGATGTAA